From the genome of Tenrec ecaudatus isolate mTenEca1 chromosome 1, mTenEca1.hap1, whole genome shotgun sequence:
gtaagtccgatattagcccatgtgtctggtaccaatctctaaagccctcttcagcctcacgaaacacatgcaatgatgctgaatgcaggaagatcacaggccagtgggtgatgattcttgtggatccagcggcagtggaggcatctcagccctggcaggagtctcccgttctccagctctgagggcaTGAGTGTAgcgccgtgtgtcttgtcagctgcaatgtctcccagggagtgagtcaagagagtctctcctggttccaaggaggaaataacaggagttcccagaatcctcagaaggccatgcccacacaaaggcctcatcggCTATGACcgcttgacagactagactccaccccctcactcccattcccaattgacaccagattatgcaactaccacagtaaGTCCAAAGGAAAGATGGCCCACTGATGCCCAAAGCGGAGAAGCGAATGTCCTTCACCCTCTTGCACCCTCAGATGAGGCCACAGCTCACCCTCACTCCTACCGTGAACGCTGCAGAGGGCTGCGCGTCAGCCCCTCGCCCCCAGCAGCGCCTCAGACTGGCCCTCAACACCACAGGCAACAGTCCTGCCCCAGTCCTGAGATCACCAAGGAAATACCAGCCCCTCTAGCTCACCCCAGAAAAGAAATTCTTGTTATCTACCCTTTGTCATGCCCTCCGGCTCAGCAAGCCCACAGAACCCCAGCTTCTCACCCTGCCGACGCCCCAATGCTGACCATGCCCAGCTCCTCCCAGAGCCCTGCTCCAGCTGCGGGCCAAGCAGAAAGGGCTGCTGCGTGCTGAGGACCCTGGGGGAGGAACCTGGCTTGGGTGGGTATGTCTGGCTGCCTGATGGATGCCCTGAACCCCAGTAGGCCTGCATCCTTACACCCCAGCCTGTGTCGGTTTTCTGTTAAGCAACCAGTCAGTAGTGCTTTGTTGATTCTTCATTGCGGGGGAGACCCCCGACCCTGGGCCTGGAGGGGCATTCCGGAAAGGGGGGTGGAACAACGAACTGTCTTCCTAGTGAAAGGCAGGAaacaccaagagctgcgggccagGGCTTTGGGGTGAGCGGGGCAACAGTTTGGTCCTGGCGCAGCAGTGTAAGAAGCTTCTGAGCTGCCTTGGAGAGTGACCATGTCAGAAGGCAGCCACGCACAGACACAGAATGTTCAGTGACCCGGCTGGCAGTGGCGGACGCTGgactcgctccctgagccccaCAACAGGGCGGGAGTCAGTAGGTCCTGGTTCTTTTCCCATTTTTTGCAGGTGAGGGAACTGGAGCCTGACAAGGTCCACGACTCCTGAGGGGCTGAGCAGGGGTCCCCCAGGCAAGCCGAGGGCACCTCAGCGGCAAAGCAGAGGTGCTTCCTTCAGCAGTTTATTTCCTGgggaggcccccaccccaccccctgcagggAGGTGGCCCATGCGCTCCTGGCTGACCTGTGGCAGGCAGGAACTGGAGCTGGGAACGGGAAGGAGGCAGAGAGGTAGAAGCAGCAGCAAAGCGGTGACAAGGAAGGGGCCACGGTGTGCCCTGCCACCCTAGGAGGAgggcagtgctgtcctctgccagTCGGAGGGGAAGTCATCCGAGACCCTGTGGGCAGGGGCCCTCGGCATTGCCTCTGCAACCCAAGAAACCCTGGGCCTGACCCTATTAGGGAGTTCCTGCAAGTGCCCCCTCTCTGGGCAGGAGGCCAAGGCTTCGAGTCAGATCCGAACCCTTCCAGGTCTGCCCACCCAACAGTCCCACAGCACTGGAGTCCGAGCCTGCACAGGGAAGGCATGGGCAGAGGAGCGGCCTCCCATaactgcccagcccagccctggggcctgaCTACGCCCCGAGCTGGGAGAAGGGGGCCGGGGTTGTGGCCTCAGAGGCAACCAGGTCCAGGCACCTCAGCCTGAGCACTGCCGCTGCCTGCCTTCCACTGGCAGAAGACCTGAATGTGGTGACAGGTGGGCAGGAGTCCAGCGAGGCGCCAGGCCTCCACAGACATGGATGAGTGTTGCTGGAGTTGGCACCCCTCCCACTGCCACCCCCGGCTGTCTAGACATGTTGCAgcaccccaacctccctcccctGGGGAAATGAGTCACTCCTCAGAGCCTGCCGCCCCCAGCTGCTGGCTCAGGGTCacccactgcctgcctgccagcggctGGAGGGCAGCTCAAGGACAGTGCGGGGTGAGGGGGGGGCTGGAGGGCTGATTTGGGATGGGGATGGCAGCTCCACGCACTGGATGCATTCAGGGCTCAGCCTCATCACCCGGTCCACCCCACCTCTGGCAGCtgctggggggagtggggagagctgGGGAGGCCCCCTCCCAGAGCCACCTAATTGTTGCCTGTCGAAGCTCAAGTGGGTCACCATGAGACTGGGCTATTTCTAACTGCAGCAGGTGCGGGCCCCCACTCCCAGCTGACAGCAGGCAGTGTAGATGCTGTGGATTTCTTTTTCAAGGTCGGTGGGCAGACGGGCAGCAGGCCACTGCAATGCACCAGCCAGAAACTGCTGCCAAGGGCCCGGGTAGCACCTACTTGGGGTCTGCCCTGACCTCAGCAGGTCCGGCTACCCTGCTGATGCTCAAGGGACCTTTAGGGGAGCAAGTTCACCTCTTCCCTCGTTCACCAACCAcctcttcctcccacctcccaaataaacacacacaacaGCGCTTTTGGTCCGAGATGATGATGCCTTTAAGACATGGTGCCAAGCTCACAGTTGGTCAGCGCCACCATGATGGGGCAGGCAGAGCAGAGATAACAGGAGGTGGGGAGTGGGTGCTGGGGGGCACCTGCCAGGGCTAGTGGTCgctagggtggggggtggggttggttaGCCACAGTGACTCCAGGAAGCGTGAGGGTCAAGTCCAGGTGATCAGAGAGGGGGTTCACGGAGAGCTGAGCAATGCTGCTCTCCCTCGCCGTGCTGGGGTCTGCCTGGAAGGGCTGGAAGGGGCAAGACCAGCCTGTGCCCATGGTGTGGGCAGGCAGCCTCGTTGGGATCCTGTCCCCCAGCCCCGGGAGGGGGTGTGGTGGTGCTGTCAGCTAGTGGTCAGAGGTTTCCTGGTAGGTGAGGCCTGGAGTCCAGTCCACAGAAGGGACCACCTGGGCCCAGCTGCTATCAACTCCTCTGCGGTCTAGGTCCGTGCAGCCTTCCAAATCCGGGGCCCATCTCCCCGGTGACCTGCCCCAGCCCACCCACAGTGGCAAGGCCTAGTTGAAGGTGACCCACGGGAAAAGGGCGCCAGCCCCGGAGCTCCGGCTTTCTGCAGGTCAGGAGCACTCACTCTGGATGTGGCAGGGCCCCTGGCCCTGCAGGCTACAGCCTGGCTGCTGGCTTCTCCGATACCAGAGCAGGAAGCACCCAGGACTCTGCTCTCCCCTGGCCTGGCTCAGGACAATGGGGCTGCCGAGTACTTTGGAAGGGCAACCCCGGTACACACCAGTCAGCGAATTGCAGGCCCACAGACCCCCTAGGATAACAGGGTGCTGGGCTCTGACCTGGAGAATGGGTGAGGGGCCTGAGTACTAAGGCACAAAGCAAACCCAAGCTCATTGGGGTAGGAAGGTGGGGTATGGGGGGTGGGACAGGCTCTGAGGGGGCACCCCCAGCCTGCAAAGCACACAGTGTCCAAGCAGTGATGGTGGCGTGGCTCTTCCAACTTGGCACAGGCTGCAGGAGTGGGGTGACAACCCAGGTTGACAATGGCTCTTGCTGAACGGGGCCACGTGTCCTGGCCGCCCCTTAAAGGCCTCTGGAGAAGGGGTCGAGCCCCGTACGTGGCTGCACCGCAGCCTGGGCCCGAGGGCCAGTCCTGAGCTGGACTCTGAAAACATGCCTGCCTGGCTGGTTAGGTCCCGTGATGATAGACCCCGGGGGTTGTAAACCAGTCAGTCCTCGTCCAAGTCCAGCGGGCGCCGGATGGAATCCTAAGGTGGGCGTGGGAaccaggagggcagggcaggCGGATCGAAGGGCCCGGGGCTCTGGGAAGCACTCCGACGGCAGGCTGGTCCCGCGGATCACGGCTGCCGGCGCGGACCGGGGCGCCCAAAGGCCGGGTGCATGAGGTTCTCGGTGATGTAGGCCACCAGCAGGCAGATGACCACGAGCATGACGCAGATGGAGCCGCCCACCGCCGTCATAGCCACGACGATCTCCCGCATGCCGGCCGGCTCGGCGGCGAACTCCACGCACTCAGCGGGCGCGAGTGGCGGCGGCGTGGCGGGCGCGGGGGGCGCCCCGGGCGCGGCGCGCAGCGGCAGCGGCTGCAGGCACAGGCGGTAGCGCACGCCGTCATGCACGTCGGGCAGCAGGTAGTCGCGGCACGAGGCGCCGAGCAGCACGCGCTCGCACGGGAAGCGCGTGTAGGCGCCGCGCCACGAGCAGTTGAGCGCGAAGCCGCGCAGGAGGCGCGCCTCGGCCGGCGCCAGACGCCACTGCAGCAGGACGCTCCGGTTGCGCAGGACGCTGGCGCGCAGCGAGTGGCCGGCCGAGCCGTGCGCCGCGCAGCCGGGCGCCTGGCAGCGGAAGCCGCGCGCGGGGCTGCGGAAGCACAGGCGGCCGCCGCCCGCCTCGGGGCCTTCGGGCAGCACCTTGTACGGGCACCACGGCGCGTCGGCGGCCGGCTCCCAGGCCGGCGGGGACGGCGGCGGGGCGGCGCAGGGCGGCGGCGCGCAGGcggccagcagcagcagcggcagcagcggcggcggcagcgcgGGCCGCGGTGGGCGGCGGGCCGGGGCGCGCATCTTGCGGCGGCGGCGGGGCTGGGCCGAGCGCGCCTCCGCGCTCGCCGGGCTCGCCGTGCCCTGGCCGCCGCCGCTCCGACCCGCCCCCGCGCCCGGTGCGCGCTCGgacccggcggcggcggcagcggcggcggggcGAGGAGGCGGGGCCGCCCCTCGCCCCGCCCCCCTTAACCCTCTCCCGGCCGCTGGTCTGTGGGTGCCCGCCTCGCCCGCCCCTTGCGGCGCGCGGGTCCTTTGCAAGACCGTACAACCGTGGGGAGCAGGTGGGCAAGGGGCCCGGGACCCCTAGTGTGGAGACGACCGGCCTGGTGGCGGGTGGGGCAAAGACTGCAGGACTCACGGTTCTCGTTGCGTGGGGGGTGTGGAGGGCCGAAGTTTTCCCGGGCGCTTGGAGTGCGGTTCCCAAGCGCAGCTCCGAGACCGCCCTGGCCGCAACCGAGGGGGTTGGGACAGCGGAGAGCCGAAGGCTTTGGGTCGCACTCCGGTACCCTCCTTTGAGGGTCCCAGCAAATGAGGGTCCTGCCTGCCTCTTCTCCTGCAGGGAGGTGCATGCTTGTTTGGGGGAGCCAGGGCGGGAACATTTGTGGCTCTTCAGCTTGGAGACAACTTGATTCACCTCACTGCACCCCTGGGGCAGGCAAATCTGGGAACAGCTGGGCGGGGACCCTGGCTCTCTGCTCTGCCCCATTGCCTGGATGAGCGGTGTCTGGCTGGGAACAGTCCTCTAAACAAGGCCCTTGGGGAGCCCTCTTGATGCTGGGAGTGGGGCAGAGCTAGACAAGGGGGCAGCTGCCCCAAAGCCCAGTTCAGATAGGACTGTACCGCTGGCCGGAAAGGAAGGGTGTTAAATTCCCACCCCCACTACTTGTTCCCAGGCCTGCTTTCTGATCCCTGCCGCCTAGCACCCAGAACACTTCCAGGGGACCGCAGCCAACCCTGCCTGAGCTACCTGGAAATGACCCTTAGCCCCCACGTGCAGGGGCTAAGCTGGGAAGGGagtagggctcccatggccttccTGCTGGCACTGCCAGCCCCCTGGCCCTGGGCACCTTCAGTTGATCTTGcctaggggagggagagaggggactgGCTGGACTCACCCTACTTGGAAGGCCCTTTGCTGAGCTCACCAACTCCTGGTCATTTGGAAAAACCCAGGACCAGAAGCTCACACACCACTctcaccagccccccccccccatgcttgGCAGGGTCTGCTGAAGCCTCTGTCTCTAGTGGAAAGTACCATTCCCAGCCCCTCTGTCATTCATCCCTGAGGATGGGCCTCAGGAACTCCcccaaaagaacaaatgatggGACCCCTCAGTTGCCATAGAAACTCTGGGGGGTTGGCTGGCTTTCACACCATCCGGCTTGCAGCCCCCCCTGGCCACCTACCCCAAGGGGGGAAGACCAGTGTCCAGAGGACTGAGTGAGAGGTTCTCACTCTGAAAGCCCAGTCTATTTGCTACAATGGCCTCTAGGCCAGAAAGCAGCTGGGGGCTGGTTTGCCAGCTCTATTACAGGGAGAAGAGCAGTGGGAACAGGGAGTTGTCATGCTTCACACCCAGCTGGGCAGAAATCCAATTAGATCCAGCCAGGGCCTCCAGCGGGAGTCTGCTAGACCCAGTCAGGGCCTCCCCAGGGTGTCTGACTGCCCTGACCCCAATTCCTGGGGCTTGTACCAACTGCCTGGGTGTGCTGGCATCCCCTTCCTGGATCCTGAGGGGCCAACTGGTGGTTGAGGGCTCTGCTCCCTTGCCTGGGCACGTCCTTGGTCATGGTATCTCACCAGCCTCTGGCtaagagaggggaagggaggtggAGAAGCTGTGCCCAGGCCCCTGTACCAGcagcaggagagggggaggcccgACGCAGAGAAGTCTTACTTCCCACCTGCCGGGTTTCTGGGCTGAGGAAGCAAATGCTTTGCTGTCCCCAAAGATCCCGAGGAAGCCACCCACACCTCCCTTGTCCTGTCGGGCGCCTCATCCATGCTTGCCCACCTGCCTCTGCAGCAGCACCTTCGGGGGTCCAACAGGAACCAGAAGCCCCCCGGGACACCCTAAGAGAGAGCCCAGTCTCAGGGCTTGGGTCCTGTGAAGGTGCTGGAGCCCCCAATACACCCGCACACACAGCAGTCTAAGGAAAAGCTGAGGGTATGTACCTTCTTGGCCCAGAGACCaagccccctcccctggccccaCCAGGAAACAAGCTCTCCAACACCATCCacctggtggggggcggggagtccCACAGGCAGGCCCTGCTGGAGGGTAAGAAGTAACTGGGTTCAGAAGCATTTAGAGTTGCTGTTATTCCTGCCCTGTGAggggccaggaccaggaggagtccCACAAGCTGCAGGACCCCAGGCTGTCCCTCCCAGGCCTCACACCTGGGACCTCCAGGGCTGTCCCCACCTTCCTAGCTCCTCTGTAGGGCCTGCTGGAACACTGCTTTAGAAGGTGGGAGGCATCGGACATTGCTGCCCAGGCCAAGCCAAATGGCTGCCTGCCCGTGCCTCACTGGGCACAGAGTGCCTTGGGAATCGCTAGCTGAAGCTGGCATCTTAGGGAGCCCTCTGTCCCAGGCTGGAGTGGCTTCAGGGCTGGGGCTTGGGCCTTTCTCTTCCTAGGGACCTttggtgtgggtgggggtggggggcggttggCAAAGTAGGGATAGTGACACAGCTCGGGAAGTAGAAGGGCCAGGTCACCGAGGGGTCCTCACACCACCCCAGGAAAACCCAGCCCCACTCAGACTCAGCCTGTTCTGGCAACAGAATGCAGCGCAGCAGATGAAGGGGTGGGGGATAAAGGCAGTGGCTGTCAAGGAGGCCAAGGTtaagtcctcccccagcccccccctGCTCCAGAGGCCGAGCCTGGCCTGTGGTGCTCTCCCTCCCAGCACAAAGGTGATATGGGCAGGAAAGCCAAGACCAGACCAGGGCCCTCTGTGGGCCCTGCCTCCATGGGACAAGCTGATGTCCAGCCCTGCCTACCTCTGCCAGACCCCCCAATCTGCTCCCAGCCCCGTGGCCTCAGGCACacagcacccctcccccacccccattcacgcGGCCTCTGTCCTTGTCCTTCTGGTAAAGAACACGGtgtctctgaccactgtgtcattGTGGGGTGACATGGACGGTCACCACCAGTCCTATTGCAGAGGTGGTCCTGGGGAGGGGGCGGAGGAGCACCACTGCAGGACCTGATGCTCTTACCAGGTGGGTAGCAgaccttcaccccccacccccagcctcttcACCCTTAGTGGCTGCCCACTGCTCCTTCAATGAGGCAGACCCAGAGGCGTGCAGCGACTCCCCGAATCCCAGGCTCCTTTGCTCCTGGGGAGAGCAACATCCTCACTCCCAGGCCCATCCCCTCAGCCAGCCtggctcccccttctctgccacaaGGGTCAGAAGCCCAAGGACCCAAGATTGGCCATCCCAGACTTCCGGCTGGGAAGCCAAACTACAGGTCACGCTAGCTCTGCGCCTGGGCTCCCAGCTCCTGCCTCTCAAGCCTGGGGAAGCACCCCTTGCCCACCTAGTGGCCTCTGGCTCCAGGTCTGCTCCAAATGCCGGTGGCCAGCTCCCCTGTCACCCTCAGGAGGCTGTGACTACCTTCTATCTGGCTTGGGCTTCCCCAGGACAAAGGATCCTGGGGCGCAGCAAttaaagtgctcggctgctaaccacaagatgggCAGCTCAACTCCACCAGCCCTCCACAGGGGGAAGCGGTGACAGTCGCTTCGGCAAAGATTAGTGGCCTGGGAACCCCCaggagggagttctgctctgtcctgcagtcaCGGGCTGCACTCAGTAGCTTGCCTTGAGTCCCAATGAATAGGGTGAGTGTCTGGTAAGACCAGGAGCCCACGAGCATGAGCCTGCTGCCACCTTCTTCCGCTACAAAATGGGTCTGTCCTTGGTCGGAGGCAAGGTGGGAGGTATGCGAAGGCCACCCCCAAAGGGCTGGCAGAATCGCAGCGGGCAGGTGTAGAGGGCTCCAGCTCCGACTCATCTTCCCCCTGCACTACCGGCACAGAAGAGCCCCATGCCCTGGAGCGCCAAGGCCGCATCTACAGGAGTACCTCGCCAGGGCATGCCCCCGTGGACCTGCTGCAAAGAGGGGCCACCCTCTATTCTGCTGTccaccaagtgcttaaccacggtGTCCCCAGGACTCCTGCGTGGGCTCAATAGCAGCCCCCAAAATATTTGTCCTCTGGACAGTCTCAGATGCAGTTAAAGATCACAGGAGTTTAAGTTGGGCCCTCAGTCCCAGGACAGGTGTCCCCATGAGAGACAAGGGGAGGGCATTTTGACAGACAGAGTGAAGGCCTTATGCAGGGAGAGCGTGGAGAGAGGCAGCCGTGGAAGCTACGAGGGAAGCATGGAACGGACTTTCCAGGGAGCCTGCCGGTCCTGTGACATCCTGACTCTGGGCCAGACAGCAAAGTTCTGATGCTTGAAGCTCCTGGTTCATTTGGGGTCCTTTGTTCGGGTGGCCCTGCAAGACAGGTACAGCAGGGAAGGCACCTTCACCTCCAGAGGACCCACCTTCCCCGCAGGGACAAACCAGAGCCTTTCTGTGAGGACAAGGGACCCAGGCAAGCCATTGCCACCAATGGACAGACAGCTGGTCTGAAGATGGGGCCTGTCAGGGGCCTGTCTAGGCCTCTGCTATGGGCAGGGGGGGCCTCAGCAGTGGCCATCGCTAGCCacctgggggaggggtgtccatgtTGATGGACTCAATTAGCAATGACCAGGGCAGGGGAAAGAAGCCGCCTGCAACCCACAGGATGTTCATCACGCCCCCTGTCCACAGCTGCTCTTACTGCGCGGGCCAGGAACTTGAAATGTGCCCCAAATATGGAGACAAAAGCCCGAGGGCCCCGCCAGGGTATCTGTAAAGGAGTTGATTGGGGGTGT
Proteins encoded in this window:
- the FNDC10 gene encoding fibronectin type III domain-containing protein 10, coding for MAHRMETFLHVGWLLMGPNKVFFSRDGSFLMVVCPRTRAPQGAGEAGTHRPAAGRGLRGAGRGAAPPPRPAAAAAAAGSERAPGAGAGRSGGGQGTASPASAEARSAQPRRRRKMRAPARRPPRPALPPPLLPLLLLAACAPPPCAAPPPSPPAWEPAADAPWCPYKVLPEGPEAGGGRLCFRSPARGFRCQAPGCAAHGSAGHSLRASVLRNRSVLLQWRLAPAEARLLRGFALNCSWRGAYTRFPCERVLLGASCRDYLLPDVHDGVRYRLCLQPLPLRAAPGAPPAPATPPPLAPAECVEFAAEPAGMREIVVAMTAVGGSICVMLVVICLLVAYITENLMHPAFGRPGPRRQP